A stretch of the Duncaniella dubosii genome encodes the following:
- a CDS encoding glycosyltransferase translates to MAAKYRAPIFQLMDKEMDVDWYFGNPIGDIKGLEPELLKNATIVNRKIWKGLTWQKGILKHLVNKNYDRYLMLGEPFTLSTWAFMLLKKIVVPEKKVYLWSHGWYGRENFTKKWIKRAFFGLADGNFLYGNYARKVAIEQGNNPDKLWVIHNSLNYSKHIELRRLIKPSAIYKEYFGDDNPVLIFIGRLTKIKKLNQIFEAVAFLKKQGSNYNVVLVGDGEERSMLEIEAIKLKIPVWFYGSCYDEIKNAELIYNADLCVSPGNVGLTAIHAMTFGTPVITHSNFSNQMPEFEAIIPNKTGNFFTENSIQNLVESISKWFSDKNYSRERIRQYCYKEIDNFWTPKYQLDIIKKHLS, encoded by the coding sequence ATGGCTGCCAAATATCGCGCCCCTATTTTCCAGTTGATGGATAAAGAAATGGACGTTGACTGGTACTTCGGCAATCCTATTGGTGATATAAAGGGATTAGAACCTGAATTATTGAAAAATGCAACTATCGTAAACCGTAAGATTTGGAAGGGACTTACGTGGCAAAAAGGTATCTTGAAGCATCTTGTTAATAAAAATTATGACAGATATCTAATGCTTGGCGAACCATTCACGCTGTCGACTTGGGCTTTTATGCTATTAAAAAAAATAGTTGTCCCAGAGAAAAAAGTTTATTTATGGAGTCATGGTTGGTATGGTCGTGAGAATTTTACAAAGAAATGGATTAAACGTGCTTTCTTCGGGCTTGCTGATGGGAATTTTCTATATGGTAATTATGCACGCAAAGTAGCAATTGAACAGGGAAACAATCCTGATAAATTATGGGTAATACATAACTCTCTTAATTATTCGAAGCACATAGAGTTACGCAGATTGATTAAACCGTCAGCCATCTATAAGGAATATTTTGGGGATGACAATCCGGTCTTGATATTCATCGGGCGTTTGACAAAAATAAAAAAACTTAATCAGATATTTGAAGCAGTTGCTTTTTTGAAAAAACAAGGCTCGAATTATAATGTGGTTTTAGTTGGCGACGGTGAAGAACGGTCTATGCTTGAAATAGAAGCTATAAAATTAAAAATTCCAGTATGGTTTTATGGAAGTTGCTATGATGAAATCAAGAATGCTGAGCTGATATACAACGCAGATTTATGTGTATCACCCGGTAACGTCGGTCTGACAGCAATACATGCAATGACATTTGGGACTCCTGTCATAACGCATTCTAATTTTTCCAATCAAATGCCAGAATTTGAGGCTATAATTCCCAATAAAACAGGTAATTTCTTTACGGAGAATTCTATTCAAAATCTTGTTGAATCAATCTCAAAGTGGTTTTCAGATAAAAATTATTCACGAGAACGGATTCGACAATATTGTTATAAAGAAATTGATAATTTCTGGACGCCTAAATATCAACTCGATATAATAAAAAAACATCTTTCATGA
- a CDS encoding GDP-L-fucose synthase family protein, translating to MEKNSKIYVAGHRGMVGSAIVRELQRQGYTNIITRTHAELDLISQQAVNDFFAAEKPDYVFLAAAKVGGIEANSSALADFMYDNMMLEMNVIHAAWRNGCKKLEFLGSSCIYPRMAPQPMPESCLLTSGLEKTNEAYALAKISGLKYCEFLNRQYGTDYISVMPTNLYGPNDNYHPTHSHVLPALIRRFHEAKEAGEPVVTCWGDGSPLREFLYVDDLAELCVFLMNSYSGNETVNAGTGKELTIRELAELVASTVGYEGRIEWDTTKPNGTPRKLLDVSKATRLGWTASTPLAEGIRLAYEDFLNNPMRAER from the coding sequence ATGGAAAAAAATTCCAAGATCTACGTTGCCGGTCACCGCGGCATGGTCGGGTCGGCCATCGTCCGCGAGCTGCAGCGTCAGGGATACACCAATATCATAACACGCACCCACGCCGAACTCGACCTCATCAGCCAGCAGGCGGTCAACGACTTCTTCGCCGCAGAGAAGCCCGACTACGTGTTCCTCGCCGCCGCCAAGGTAGGGGGCATCGAGGCGAACTCATCGGCGCTCGCCGACTTCATGTACGACAACATGATGCTCGAGATGAACGTCATCCACGCCGCATGGCGGAACGGATGCAAAAAACTCGAATTCCTCGGCTCGTCGTGCATCTACCCCCGCATGGCCCCGCAGCCCATGCCCGAGTCATGCCTGCTCACCTCCGGGCTGGAGAAGACCAACGAGGCGTATGCGCTCGCAAAGATCTCCGGCCTGAAATACTGCGAGTTCCTCAACCGGCAGTACGGCACGGACTACATCTCCGTCATGCCCACCAACCTCTACGGCCCGAACGACAACTACCACCCCACGCACTCCCATGTCCTCCCCGCGCTCATCCGCCGCTTCCACGAGGCGAAGGAGGCCGGCGAACCCGTGGTGACATGCTGGGGCGACGGCTCGCCGCTGCGCGAGTTCCTCTATGTCGACGACCTCGCCGAGCTTTGCGTGTTCCTCATGAACAGCTACTCCGGCAACGAGACCGTCAACGCCGGCACGGGCAAGGAGCTCACCATACGCGAGCTGGCCGAGCTTGTCGCGTCGACCGTCGGCTACGAAGGCCGCATCGAATGGGACACCACCAAGCCCAACGGCACACCCCGCAAGCTCCTCGACGTGAGCAAGGCCACCCGCCTCGGCTGGACCGCCTCGACCCCTCTCGCCGAAGGCATCCGCCTCGCCTACGAAGACTTCCTCAACAACCCGATGCGCGCCGAGCGCTGA
- a CDS encoding acyltransferase: MPTIWNNLGNVAFNGPVTFYPGTTIYVTSNATIEFGGNNRFGKNTSLLCTKYIKIGHTTGFSWDCQIADSDFHFIENMESGDIKPRSASILIGNNVWCGNRVVIGKGVTIADNCICGMNTLVNKSCEIPYSLLLGIPAKIRSGKFRRVFDLDKENYLISKFG, translated from the coding sequence ATGCCAACAATTTGGAATAATTTAGGCAATGTGGCTTTTAATGGACCGGTAACATTCTATCCCGGCACAACGATATATGTCACGTCTAATGCCACAATTGAATTTGGAGGAAATAACAGGTTTGGGAAAAACACATCATTATTATGTACGAAATACATTAAGATAGGACATACGACAGGATTTTCATGGGATTGTCAGATTGCAGATTCTGATTTTCATTTTATTGAAAATATGGAATCCGGAGACATTAAACCACGTTCTGCTTCGATACTCATCGGAAACAATGTTTGGTGTGGAAATAGAGTTGTAATCGGAAAAGGAGTTACTATCGCTGACAATTGTATTTGTGGAATGAATACACTTGTTAATAAATCATGTGAGATACCATACTCACTACTTCTCGGAATCCCTGCAAAGATACGTTCTGGCAAATTTAGGCGTGTCTTTGATTTGGATAAGGAAAACTATCTTATTTCTAAATTTGGATAA
- a CDS encoding glycosyltransferase family 2 protein: protein MKISIITATYNSGVTLRDTMESVLAQDFDDFEHIIVDGCSKDHTLDIVRELEPRYNGRLKWISEPDNGIYDAMNKGIMMATGDVVGLLNSDDFYSASDILSTVDREIREFDAVYGDVHYVDPKDTATPVRFYSSAAFRRWKMRLGFMPAHPSFYCRRTVYTRYGLFDPGFKVAADFEQLLRLIYVNSIFTRYIRKDFVTMRTGGASSSGLQSHRRIISDHLRAYRKNGVSSNILLESLRYAYRIGELLKFRLSSIKLR from the coding sequence ATGAAAATCTCCATCATCACCGCTACCTACAATAGCGGTGTGACTCTTCGCGACACTATGGAGAGCGTGCTCGCGCAGGATTTCGATGATTTCGAGCATATCATTGTCGACGGTTGCTCAAAGGACCATACCCTTGATATAGTCCGCGAACTTGAACCGCGCTACAACGGACGGCTAAAATGGATTTCCGAACCCGACAATGGAATCTACGACGCGATGAACAAGGGGATAATGATGGCGACCGGCGATGTGGTCGGCCTCCTGAATTCCGACGATTTCTACAGCGCGTCGGATATCCTCTCGACCGTCGACCGTGAAATCCGCGAATTCGATGCCGTGTATGGAGATGTCCACTATGTCGACCCCAAGGATACGGCCACGCCTGTCCGTTTCTACTCGTCGGCGGCATTCCGGCGCTGGAAAATGAGACTCGGATTCATGCCGGCGCATCCGTCGTTCTACTGTCGCCGTACAGTCTACACCCGCTACGGACTTTTCGATCCCGGGTTTAAGGTCGCAGCCGATTTCGAACAGCTCCTGCGTCTGATTTATGTCAACAGTATATTCACAAGATATATAAGGAAAGACTTTGTGACAATGCGCACCGGCGGGGCATCCTCGTCGGGGCTTCAGAGCCACCGGCGCATCATCAGTGACCACCTGCGTGCCTACCGTAAGAACGGCGTGTCATCAAACATTCTTCTCGAATCACTCCGATATGCCTACCGTATAGGCGAACTTCTAAAATTCAGACTTTCATCAATAAAACTAAGGTAA
- the gmd gene encoding GDP-mannose 4,6-dehydratase, with translation MKKALITGITGQDGSFLAEFLLEKGYDVHGTIRRSSVDFRERIAHLEGHPNFHLHYADLGDSMSIMQVVSKVRPDEIYNLAAQSHVQVSFDSPEFTADVDATGVLRILEAVRLCGLAATCRIYQASTSELYGKVEEVPQNEKTPFHPYSPYAVAKLYGFWIVKEYREAYGMYCCSGILFNHESERRGETFVTRKITLAAARIAQGKQEKLCLGNLSSLRDWGYARDYVECMWLILQQPEPEDYVIATGEQHSVREFCQLAFRRAGIELRFEGEGENEKGIDVNTGKVLIEVSPDFYRPTDVVNLWGDPTKAKQKLGWDPTKKTSFEQLVNLMVDADMAKVAVERAGEQVKLNLAEYLEKGIVK, from the coding sequence ATGAAAAAAGCATTAATCACAGGCATCACCGGTCAGGATGGTTCGTTTCTGGCCGAGTTTCTTCTCGAAAAAGGCTATGACGTGCACGGCACGATCCGCCGCTCGTCGGTAGACTTCCGCGAGCGCATCGCCCACCTCGAGGGACACCCCAACTTCCACCTCCATTACGCCGACCTCGGCGACTCGATGTCGATCATGCAGGTCGTCTCAAAGGTGCGCCCCGACGAGATCTACAACCTCGCCGCACAGAGCCACGTGCAGGTGTCGTTCGACTCCCCCGAGTTCACAGCCGATGTCGACGCAACAGGCGTCCTCCGCATCCTTGAGGCCGTACGCCTCTGCGGACTCGCCGCGACCTGCCGCATCTATCAGGCATCTACCTCAGAGCTCTACGGCAAGGTCGAGGAAGTGCCCCAGAACGAAAAGACACCCTTCCACCCATATTCGCCATACGCCGTCGCCAAGCTCTACGGCTTCTGGATCGTGAAGGAATACCGCGAGGCATACGGCATGTACTGCTGCTCCGGCATCCTCTTCAACCACGAGTCAGAGCGCCGCGGCGAGACATTCGTCACCCGCAAGATAACCCTCGCCGCCGCACGCATCGCTCAGGGCAAGCAGGAGAAGCTCTGCCTTGGCAATCTCTCGTCGCTCCGCGACTGGGGCTACGCACGCGACTACGTGGAGTGCATGTGGCTCATCCTCCAGCAGCCCGAGCCCGAGGACTACGTGATCGCCACCGGCGAGCAGCACTCCGTCCGCGAGTTCTGCCAGCTCGCATTCCGCCGCGCCGGCATCGAGCTGCGCTTCGAGGGCGAGGGCGAGAACGAGAAGGGCATCGATGTCAACACCGGCAAGGTGCTGATCGAGGTGTCGCCCGACTTCTACCGCCCGACCGACGTGGTCAACCTCTGGGGCGACCCCACGAAGGCGAAGCAGAAACTCGGCTGGGACCCCACGAAGAAGACATCGTTCGAGCAGCTCGTCAACCTCATGGTCGACGCAGACATGGCCAAGGTCGCCGTCGAGCGCGCCGGGGAGCAGGTCAAGCTCAACCTCGCCGAATACCTCGAGAAAGGAATCGTGAAGTAA
- a CDS encoding acyltransferase, whose protein sequence is MLGLWQRTIMVARYGGSIEIGDGFGISGTTIYSTSSIVIGKNATIGANCKIIDNDFHPLDPEQRRLNLNEEHTARKPIRIGDNCFIGMNSIILKGTTIGNNVVVGAGSVVHGTFPDNCIIAGNPARIIRQIR, encoded by the coding sequence ATGCTTGGGCTATGGCAACGTACCATCATGGTGGCACGCTATGGCGGAAGTATTGAAATCGGGGATGGCTTCGGCATTTCCGGAACGACAATCTATTCTACATCATCCATTGTAATCGGCAAGAATGCGACAATAGGTGCTAACTGTAAAATCATCGACAATGATTTCCATCCTCTTGACCCGGAGCAGCGCCGACTGAATCTTAACGAGGAGCATACAGCCCGTAAGCCTATCAGAATAGGAGACAACTGTTTCATTGGCATGAACAGTATCATACTCAAAGGAACGACAATTGGAAATAATGTCGTAGTCGGTGCTGGCAGTGTTGTTCACGGAACTTTTCCTGACAACTGCATCATAGCCGGTAACCCTGCCAGAATAATAAGGCAAATCAGATAA
- a CDS encoding RagB/SusD family nutrient uptake outer membrane protein, with protein sequence MTLKNIMTAALVCLTFTACSDDFLENKPQGPLSEGNMNDPQAVDLLVSGAYATFGCRYADSNDPHWYPVTNWSYGEVRADNAYKGGGGETDAWEIHDMETAKIQPNNGFLDGKWFNVYCGISRCNSAIRALNKVDENLIPEKNIRIAEVKVIRSHWYFELVRLFNRIPYMDINLPENEYQSVRNDEFTREQHLARIAGELLEAAEVLPEAQTEIGRVNRRIALAYAAKVKLYQAYEQDPQTNAVININKSLLQEVVNLIDQVQGYDLLTDFQQLDLLEYENGPESVFAIQFSKDDGSSGVGRINWSMLLNSMTGPGCPWQGDGFFLPSQDLINAYQTDENGLPLFDYQNRPDYGNVVFDSNGGYTLGNVDGNVDPRLDFVIGRPTIRYKTYSERPCGLWVRNSDTYGYNNTKRFWLSPESPDATQGWPWGASALNWQLIRYADLLLYKAEALIEIGGSGLEKARTLINRVRTRAMNSDYVKDFYDQTKDAANYKIGLYPASVWNQDYARQALRTEMRLEKAMEGERFFDLVRWGIAKETMNNYFAAEKDNRIYYQNASFETGEEYFPVPVAQYNFSGGIYVQNPGYPSF encoded by the coding sequence ATGACACTTAAAAATATAATGACTGCTGCGCTTGTCTGCCTTACATTTACAGCTTGCAGCGACGATTTTCTTGAAAACAAGCCTCAAGGACCTCTCTCGGAAGGCAATATGAATGACCCTCAGGCCGTGGATCTTCTTGTCAGCGGTGCGTATGCGACATTCGGATGCCGATATGCTGATTCAAACGATCCGCACTGGTATCCTGTCACCAACTGGAGCTATGGCGAAGTACGAGCCGACAACGCATATAAAGGTGGCGGCGGAGAGACTGACGCTTGGGAAATCCATGATATGGAGACTGCAAAGATTCAGCCTAACAACGGATTCCTTGACGGAAAATGGTTTAACGTCTACTGTGGGATCTCTCGTTGCAATTCAGCAATACGCGCACTCAATAAAGTCGACGAGAATCTAATCCCTGAAAAGAATATCCGTATCGCAGAGGTGAAAGTTATACGTTCTCACTGGTATTTCGAACTTGTCCGTCTTTTCAACCGCATTCCGTACATGGATATTAATCTTCCTGAAAACGAATATCAGTCGGTCAGAAACGATGAGTTCACACGTGAGCAACACCTCGCACGCATCGCAGGAGAACTGCTTGAGGCAGCCGAAGTCCTTCCGGAAGCACAGACCGAAATCGGACGCGTCAACCGCCGGATTGCTCTCGCATATGCTGCGAAAGTAAAACTCTATCAGGCATACGAACAAGATCCGCAGACCAACGCAGTGATCAATATCAACAAATCGCTTCTTCAGGAAGTTGTCAATCTAATTGACCAAGTGCAAGGCTACGATCTTCTTACTGATTTCCAGCAACTCGACCTTCTCGAATATGAAAACGGACCTGAATCCGTGTTTGCCATACAGTTTTCAAAAGACGACGGCTCAAGCGGTGTGGGACGAATCAACTGGAGCATGCTTTTGAACTCTATGACCGGCCCGGGTTGCCCTTGGCAGGGTGACGGATTCTTCCTCCCTTCACAGGATCTCATCAACGCATATCAAACTGATGAAAACGGATTGCCACTCTTTGATTATCAGAACCGTCCCGACTATGGAAACGTGGTATTCGACTCAAACGGCGGTTATACACTGGGAAATGTCGATGGCAATGTCGATCCGCGTCTCGACTTCGTGATTGGCCGTCCGACCATCAGATACAAGACTTACTCCGAACGTCCATGCGGTCTATGGGTGCGCAACAGCGATACTTATGGATATAACAACACCAAACGCTTCTGGCTCTCACCTGAATCGCCGGATGCCACACAGGGCTGGCCTTGGGGTGCATCGGCTCTCAACTGGCAGCTTATACGATATGCCGACCTGCTGCTCTACAAAGCCGAGGCGCTGATTGAAATCGGAGGCAGCGGTCTCGAAAAGGCCCGGACACTTATCAACAGAGTTCGTACGCGTGCGATGAACAGTGACTACGTAAAGGATTTCTATGACCAGACCAAAGATGCCGCCAACTATAAAATCGGCCTTTATCCGGCATCCGTCTGGAATCAGGACTACGCACGACAGGCACTGCGCACTGAAATGCGTCTTGAAAAAGCAATGGAAGGCGAACGATTCTTCGATCTCGTAAGATGGGGTATCGCCAAAGAGACGATGAATAACTATTTTGCCGCAGAAAAAGACAACCGCATCTATTATCAGAATGCGTCATTCGAGACTGGCGAGGAATATTTCCCTGTTCCCGTAGCTCAATACAACTTCTCAGGCGGTATATATGTACAGAACCCCGGTTATCCATCATTCTAA
- a CDS encoding LbetaH domain-containing protein: MISKLLSLYYHRYSRKYLIELEPETRIGAGIHFPHNGPIVINPKTKIGENCIIHPCVLLGGDRKTGAPVIGNNVFIGHGCKLIGKVVIGDYVFIAPGAIVTKDVYSDYIIGAGINNIIRTTGGRQEVERYSIKL; encoded by the coding sequence TTGATTAGCAAGTTGCTCTCCTTATATTACCATAGATATTCACGTAAATATCTTATTGAACTTGAACCTGAGACAAGAATTGGTGCTGGCATACATTTCCCACACAATGGGCCAATTGTAATTAATCCTAAAACTAAAATAGGAGAAAATTGCATAATACATCCATGTGTATTATTAGGTGGAGATCGTAAAACTGGAGCCCCTGTAATCGGTAATAATGTTTTTATAGGACATGGCTGTAAGCTTATAGGAAAGGTTGTAATTGGGGACTACGTTTTCATTGCTCCTGGGGCAATTGTTACAAAAGATGTATATTCGGACTATATAATAGGTGCTGGCATAAATAATATAATCAGGACTACGGGTGGACGACAAGAAGTCGAACGCTATTCAATAAAATTATAA
- a CDS encoding glycosyltransferase, translating into MPILLQINVTANWGSTGKIAEDIGKLAIEAGWESWIAYGRGNPTSASNLIRIGNDFDMKFHALQTRLFDNHALASSKVTEGFIRKIKEIKPDIIHLHNIHGYYLNYQILFRFLKEYDAPIIWTLHDCWPFTGHCAYYDFAKCSRWQTECHDCPQLKSYPASLWHDRSTKNFFTKKESFLGCRNLTFVPVSDWLNGELKKSFLSGYPAVTIHNGIDLSVFTPAETVKEDSTQKIILGVASVWDKRKGLDEFVKLRKLLPENYHITLVGLSNDQIATLPDGITGIRRTENVRQLADLYSMADVFVNPTLEDNFPTTNLEALACGTPVITYRTGGSPEAIDDATGFIVDYQDVEALARQIVTVCETNAISANVCRKRAENFYNKKIVFQQYITLYNNCLKQ; encoded by the coding sequence ATGCCTATCCTTCTTCAAATCAACGTCACAGCCAACTGGGGTTCTACCGGCAAAATAGCCGAGGATATAGGAAAACTGGCAATCGAGGCCGGATGGGAGAGCTGGATTGCATATGGACGTGGAAATCCTACAAGCGCTTCCAACCTTATCCGTATTGGCAACGATTTTGATATGAAATTCCATGCGCTTCAAACACGGCTTTTTGACAATCATGCTCTTGCATCAAGTAAGGTGACAGAGGGATTTATCAGGAAAATAAAGGAAATAAAGCCTGACATCATCCATCTTCACAATATACATGGCTATTATCTTAACTATCAGATTCTCTTCAGATTCCTAAAAGAGTATGATGCACCGATAATCTGGACGCTCCATGATTGCTGGCCGTTTACAGGCCATTGCGCCTACTACGATTTTGCAAAATGCTCACGGTGGCAGACTGAATGTCATGACTGTCCGCAACTTAAAAGCTATCCAGCCTCATTATGGCATGACCGCAGCACAAAGAATTTCTTTACAAAGAAGGAATCGTTTCTCGGATGTCGGAATCTGACTTTTGTCCCTGTCTCCGACTGGCTGAACGGGGAGCTTAAAAAATCATTTCTGTCGGGCTATCCGGCCGTCACAATTCACAACGGCATAGATCTTTCGGTCTTCACCCCGGCTGAGACGGTTAAAGAAGACTCGACTCAAAAAATAATCCTTGGGGTTGCAAGCGTATGGGACAAGCGTAAAGGACTGGATGAGTTTGTAAAACTGCGTAAATTATTACCTGAAAACTATCATATTACTCTTGTCGGTCTCTCGAATGACCAGATAGCAACCCTTCCTGATGGAATAACAGGCATAAGAAGAACCGAGAATGTCCGTCAGCTCGCCGATTTGTATTCGATGGCGGATGTATTTGTAAATCCAACCCTTGAAGACAATTTCCCGACAACCAACCTTGAGGCGCTTGCTTGCGGTACACCGGTGATAACATATCGGACCGGAGGATCGCCCGAAGCTATTGATGACGCTACGGGCTTCATCGTAGACTATCAGGATGTAGAAGCCTTGGCAAGACAGATTGTGACTGTTTGCGAGACCAATGCGATTTCTGCAAATGTATGCCGTAAACGGGCTGAAAATTTTTACAACAAAAAAATAGTATTCCAACAATACATCACTCTCTACAATAATTGTCTAAAACAATGA
- a CDS encoding glycosyltransferase family 4 protein encodes MATLIFDNTLSGHHLEYLNHIYKGAIQRTDEKFVFAVPRQEWNNVREKCEWPQADNIRWVMLDDYECQDVSKGSMLVRCFKLSRLVKRVALNENVSKIKLISLAGVIPFLPLMLPSEVKLSGIIYKIYLRAPKKGFRGLIDKFRYTIMARSRLMDKVFILNDPRSAERLNKIYDSRRFISLADPVPQPDMNEVRNLRPILNIPSSATVFLHFGSMDKRKGTLEILRALNVMPKQEHFNRYFIFAGRVGDNLKDQFYSLAKDAESKGAHIIIRDEFCSYELLHSLCHTSDVILIPYLLTDLSSGALGYAALHHKPVIGPASGLIGELINDNNLGLTLSCINQEMLAKSFSVDIPYEESMYAEKNSIYLFTKTILDS; translated from the coding sequence ATGGCGACTCTTATATTTGACAATACCCTTTCAGGCCATCATTTGGAATATCTCAATCACATCTACAAGGGTGCAATTCAACGCACCGACGAAAAATTTGTGTTTGCAGTTCCAAGACAAGAATGGAATAATGTCAGAGAAAAATGTGAATGGCCACAAGCCGACAATATTCGCTGGGTGATGCTTGACGACTATGAATGTCAGGACGTGTCCAAAGGCTCGATGTTAGTCCGATGCTTTAAACTCTCAAGATTGGTTAAACGGGTGGCGTTAAATGAGAACGTCAGTAAGATTAAATTGATATCCCTTGCCGGAGTCATACCATTTCTTCCTTTAATGCTCCCGAGCGAGGTCAAACTGTCTGGAATTATATATAAAATTTATCTCCGTGCGCCTAAAAAGGGATTTCGTGGTTTAATCGACAAGTTTAGATATACGATAATGGCAAGGAGCAGGTTAATGGATAAAGTTTTTATTCTAAACGATCCGCGCAGTGCCGAAAGACTTAATAAGATTTATGACTCACGACGTTTCATATCTCTTGCAGATCCCGTCCCCCAACCAGATATGAATGAGGTGAGAAATCTTCGGCCTATATTGAATATACCATCTTCAGCCACTGTATTTCTTCATTTCGGGTCAATGGATAAGCGTAAAGGGACGCTTGAAATACTCCGAGCACTGAATGTCATGCCAAAACAAGAGCATTTTAATCGTTATTTCATATTTGCCGGACGTGTGGGTGATAATCTAAAAGATCAATTTTATTCTTTGGCAAAAGACGCTGAGTCGAAAGGTGCTCACATAATAATAAGAGACGAATTCTGCTCTTATGAATTACTTCATTCATTGTGTCATACATCTGATGTCATATTGATTCCTTATCTATTGACTGATTTGTCAAGTGGTGCTTTGGGATATGCGGCGCTGCATCATAAACCGGTTATAGGACCGGCGAGCGGACTTATTGGAGAACTGATAAATGATAATAATTTGGGGCTTACGCTTTCATGTATAAATCAGGAAATGCTTGCAAAGTCCTTTTCGGTAGATATACCGTATGAAGAATCCATGTATGCAGAAAAGAACTCCATTTATTTATTTACAAAAACAATTCTTGATTCATAA